From one Chanodichthys erythropterus isolate Z2021 chromosome 3, ASM2448905v1, whole genome shotgun sequence genomic stretch:
- the cd2bp2 gene encoding CD2 antigen cytoplasmic tail-binding protein 2 isoform X1: MCNVTHNVGSCIESYASFSMSKRKVTFEDGDGEITLEDVPKKKIVDGVSGPGSRFKEKHSLDSDEEEEAGEGENISKYDILANDDVEGQEMATIDYDEGVRITPFNLDEEMQEGHFDSEGNYFVNKEKDIRDNWLDNIDWVKIKEQPVKKKKGLAAKRKRRVGDEDEAEEEIKREQQQKDSEEDEEEEEKEPAEDPLATYSHHQLTEAIIQLLLPGETVAAALRRLGGLGGQKKKGKLRGEEEEKKEPFNRDADKLDKLTALADRLVGIGEFEIYQQTYEKLAYKLKGLTPGKAAKTLEERKEEEEELDMFADEFDERHGAEKDEDKDNNIVSDEVMWEYKWDNEENSELYGPFSSQQMQDWVDEGYFKDGVYCRKIGQEGAPFYNSKRIDFELYT, encoded by the exons ATGTGTAACGTTACACATAATGTTGGATCATGTATTGAATCTTATGCCTCTTTTAGCATGTCGAAAAGGAAAGTGACTTTTGAGGATGGAGATGGGGAGATTACTTTGGAAGATGTTCCAAAGAAAAAG ATCGTTGATGGTGTGAGTGGCCCAGGATCCAGATTTAAGGAGAAACACTCTTTGGACAGTGATGAGGAAGAGGAAGCAGGGGAAggagaaaatatcagcaaataTGACATCCTTGCCAATGACGATGTGGAAG GTCAGGAAATGGCAACCATTGACTATGACGAGGGGGTGCGCATCACCCCTTTTAACCTCGATGAGGAAATGCAGGAGGGTCACTTTGATTCAGAGGGAAACTATTTCGTCAACAAAGAGAAAGATATCAGGGACAACTGGCTGGACAATATTGACTGG GTGAAGATAAAAGAGCAACCTGTGAAAAAGAAGAAAGGCCTTGCAGCAAAACGTAAGAGAAGGGTTGGTGATGAAGATGAAGCAGAGGAGGAGATAAAACGAGAGCAGCAGCAGAAAGACAGTGAAGAagatgaggaagaggaggagaaagaGCCAGCAGAAGACCCTCTGGCTACATACAGTCATCATCAACTCACAGAAGCCATCATTCAGCTGCTGCTGCCTGGAGAAACCGTGGCCGCTGCGCTGAGAAGACTTGGTGGTCTTGGGGGACAGAAGAAGAAGGGGAAACTGAGAGGagaagaggaggaaaaaaaagagcCTTTTAACAGAGATGCTGATAAACTAGACAAACTGACAGCGTTGGCAGATAGACTGGTGGGGATTGGAGAATTTGAGATTTATCAGCAGACGTATGAAAAACTGGCCTACAAACTGAAGGGGTTGACTCCAGGAAAAGCAGCCAAAACGCTTGAGGAAAgaaaagaggaagaagaagagcTAGACATGTTCGCTGATGAGTTTGATGAGAGGCATGGTGCAGAAAAAGATGAGGATAAAGACAACAACATAG TGAGTGATGAGGTCATGTGGGAGTACAAATGGGACAATGAGGAAAACTCTGAGCTTTATGGGCCCTTCAGCAGCCAACAGATGCAG GACTGGGTGGATGAGGGCTACTTCAAGGATGGAGTGTACTGTAGAAAGATTGGCCAAGAAGGTGCCCCGTTCTACAACTCCAAGAGAATAGACTTTGAACTCTACACATGA
- the cd2bp2 gene encoding CD2 antigen cytoplasmic tail-binding protein 2 isoform X2: MSKRKVTFEDGDGEITLEDVPKKKIVDGVSGPGSRFKEKHSLDSDEEEEAGEGENISKYDILANDDVEGQEMATIDYDEGVRITPFNLDEEMQEGHFDSEGNYFVNKEKDIRDNWLDNIDWVKIKEQPVKKKKGLAAKRKRRVGDEDEAEEEIKREQQQKDSEEDEEEEEKEPAEDPLATYSHHQLTEAIIQLLLPGETVAAALRRLGGLGGQKKKGKLRGEEEEKKEPFNRDADKLDKLTALADRLVGIGEFEIYQQTYEKLAYKLKGLTPGKAAKTLEERKEEEEELDMFADEFDERHGAEKDEDKDNNIVSDEVMWEYKWDNEENSELYGPFSSQQMQDWVDEGYFKDGVYCRKIGQEGAPFYNSKRIDFELYT, encoded by the exons ATGTCGAAAAGGAAAGTGACTTTTGAGGATGGAGATGGGGAGATTACTTTGGAAGATGTTCCAAAGAAAAAG ATCGTTGATGGTGTGAGTGGCCCAGGATCCAGATTTAAGGAGAAACACTCTTTGGACAGTGATGAGGAAGAGGAAGCAGGGGAAggagaaaatatcagcaaataTGACATCCTTGCCAATGACGATGTGGAAG GTCAGGAAATGGCAACCATTGACTATGACGAGGGGGTGCGCATCACCCCTTTTAACCTCGATGAGGAAATGCAGGAGGGTCACTTTGATTCAGAGGGAAACTATTTCGTCAACAAAGAGAAAGATATCAGGGACAACTGGCTGGACAATATTGACTGG GTGAAGATAAAAGAGCAACCTGTGAAAAAGAAGAAAGGCCTTGCAGCAAAACGTAAGAGAAGGGTTGGTGATGAAGATGAAGCAGAGGAGGAGATAAAACGAGAGCAGCAGCAGAAAGACAGTGAAGAagatgaggaagaggaggagaaagaGCCAGCAGAAGACCCTCTGGCTACATACAGTCATCATCAACTCACAGAAGCCATCATTCAGCTGCTGCTGCCTGGAGAAACCGTGGCCGCTGCGCTGAGAAGACTTGGTGGTCTTGGGGGACAGAAGAAGAAGGGGAAACTGAGAGGagaagaggaggaaaaaaaagagcCTTTTAACAGAGATGCTGATAAACTAGACAAACTGACAGCGTTGGCAGATAGACTGGTGGGGATTGGAGAATTTGAGATTTATCAGCAGACGTATGAAAAACTGGCCTACAAACTGAAGGGGTTGACTCCAGGAAAAGCAGCCAAAACGCTTGAGGAAAgaaaagaggaagaagaagagcTAGACATGTTCGCTGATGAGTTTGATGAGAGGCATGGTGCAGAAAAAGATGAGGATAAAGACAACAACATAG TGAGTGATGAGGTCATGTGGGAGTACAAATGGGACAATGAGGAAAACTCTGAGCTTTATGGGCCCTTCAGCAGCCAACAGATGCAG GACTGGGTGGATGAGGGCTACTTCAAGGATGGAGTGTACTGTAGAAAGATTGGCCAAGAAGGTGCCCCGTTCTACAACTCCAAGAGAATAGACTTTGAACTCTACACATGA